Within Aspergillus oryzae RIB40 DNA, chromosome 2, the genomic segment TGAGTTAATTTCACTCGGGGAAGTCTCTGCCTGGCTCATACTAACCTCACTTTCCTTTCAGACATTGTCCCTAAAACTATCGTCTCTGAATCCAAAGCGAGTGCTTTTCCTTCGACACTGAGGGCAAAAAGATCTGCAGTCCAAAACTTGACAGCTGCAGATAAAAGAACAGAAGCTCTTACACAACATACTTGCGCGAGATGTGGCAGGAAAGAGATGTACTTCACAACCGTGCAATTGCGCAGTGCAGACGAAGGAAGCACGGTCTTTTACACTTGCGTTTGCGGTTACAAGTACGTGATTCGACTTCCATTTGCCGTCGATGGCCATTCGCGCACGATGCTAATATTTGATTTACAGGGAAACACAAAACAACTAAACATCAGAAAAGACTTCTATTTTGGGTTCACGGCTGTACATTTATAAAGCGAGTATCAATTAAGCCACTGTAATCATTTTTAGTTTGCGGAAATTCATCAAGCAGCAGATACAGCAGCAGGGGCTGCTGAATCCGGC encodes:
- a CDS encoding DNA-directed RNA polymerase I core subunit RPA12 (RNA polymerase I transcription factor TFIIS, subunit A12.2/RPA12); the protein is MSAIGSLIFCNDCGNLLDESSGDPTKLIVCSICGARNRDIVPKTIVSESKASAFPSTLRAKRSAVQNLTAADKRTEALTQHTCARCGRKEMYFTTVQLRSADEGSTVFYTCVCGYKETQNN